In bacterium, a genomic segment contains:
- a CDS encoding TetR/AcrR family transcriptional regulator yields the protein MATDTLTAFEPRKTPVQERAAVTVEAISEATVQVLLTHGSDRLTTTRVAERAGVAVGTLYQYFPNKQSLLFAVLKGHLKVVSDRVEAACERAKHEPLSEMIRQMVEAYVGVKMERSDISVALYQIAPDVGGPALMKRVLQRLRKAVEAMLETAPDMTSPPDKFAVEMMLAAISGAMRSVLEAGASPALMRKTREQLVLLCQSYLTAATGGRL from the coding sequence ATGGCGACCGACACGCTAACCGCGTTTGAGCCAAGAAAAACGCCTGTTCAAGAGCGGGCCGCGGTCACGGTTGAGGCGATTTCTGAAGCGACTGTTCAGGTTTTGCTGACCCACGGCTCAGACCGATTGACGACAACACGCGTCGCGGAACGGGCCGGCGTTGCCGTGGGAACGCTCTACCAGTACTTCCCGAACAAACAATCCCTGTTATTTGCGGTGTTGAAAGGGCATCTGAAGGTGGTTTCCGATAGGGTCGAGGCAGCTTGTGAGCGTGCAAAACATGAGCCGCTCTCCGAGATGATCAGGCAGATGGTCGAGGCATACGTGGGCGTCAAGATGGAGCGCTCGGACATTTCCGTGGCCCTCTACCAAATCGCGCCGGACGTCGGGGGACCCGCGTTGATGAAGCGAGTGCTCCAACGCTTACGGAAGGCCGTCGAAGCAATGCTTGAGACAGCGCCGGATATGACGTCGCCGCCAGACAAATTCGCCGTAGAAATGATGTTGGCAGCGATATCAGGCGCGATGCGCTCCGTGCTGGAGGCGGGAGCCTCGCCGGCGTTGATGCGTAAGACGAGAGAGCAGCTAGTGCTGCTTTGTCAGTCTTATCTGACGGCCGCCACGGGAGGCCGTCTCTAA
- a CDS encoding oxidoreductase, whose amino-acid sequence MIEQTDLDGSFVLPGTSMKVNRMGYGAMQLAGPQVWGPPRHLDAAIAVLRNVVESGVNHIDTSDFYGPHVTNQIIRQALHPYPEGLVIATKVGLRRGADKSWIHALSRRELIDAVHNNLRHLGLDILDVVNLRVGEVTGPTEGPIEAPLTVLVELKRQGLIRQIGLSNVTREQLAEAQTISEIVCVQNLYNVAQRKDDPFIDNLAAQGIAYVPFFPLGGFTPLQSSALDAAATALRATPVQVALAWLLQRSPNVLLIPGTSSLTHLRENLQASMLRIPPDLLASLDSINGDPNRS is encoded by the coding sequence ATGATCGAACAGACTGATCTCGACGGTAGCTTCGTGCTGCCCGGCACGTCAATGAAAGTGAACCGCATGGGCTACGGAGCGATGCAACTTGCCGGCCCGCAGGTATGGGGACCTCCTCGCCATCTTGACGCCGCAATCGCGGTTCTGCGCAACGTCGTGGAGTCGGGCGTGAACCATATCGATACCAGCGACTTCTACGGCCCGCATGTTACGAATCAAATCATTCGACAGGCGCTCCATCCTTATCCGGAGGGCCTCGTGATCGCCACCAAGGTTGGCCTTCGTCGGGGTGCCGACAAATCTTGGATTCACGCCCTCTCCCGTCGGGAACTGATCGATGCCGTTCACAACAACCTCAGACATCTCGGCCTCGACATTCTCGATGTCGTCAACCTTCGGGTTGGCGAAGTAACTGGGCCCACCGAGGGCCCCATTGAGGCGCCGCTCACCGTCCTCGTTGAACTCAAGCGTCAAGGACTCATCCGCCAAATCGGTCTGAGCAACGTTACTCGCGAGCAGTTGGCGGAGGCGCAGACAATATCGGAGATCGTTTGCGTGCAGAATCTCTACAATGTTGCCCAAAGGAAAGACGATCCTTTCATCGACAACCTCGCTGCGCAAGGCATAGCCTACGTTCCGTTCTTCCCGCTCGGAGGCTTCACTCCACTGCAGTCGTCGGCGCTCGACGCAGCCGCGACAGCGCTTCGCGCCACACCCGTGCAGGTTGCGCTGGCGTGGCTCCTCCAACGCTCGCCGAACGTTCTGCTGATTCCGGGGACATCTTCTCTCACGCATCTTCGGGAAAATCTTCAGGCGTCGATGCTGCGGATTCCCCCTGACCTGCTTGCCAGCCTCGACTCGATCAACGGAGATCCAAACCGTTCATAG